The genomic segment AAACGACGCTGTTTTGTTTCTAACTGAAATGACTATCTTCAATTTGCCCCCTGAAAGTTCTGATATTTAGCAATCAGACCCTTTATccttgaaaatcttttttttaatttcgctCCTGGATTAATGCAATCGGATCCCTGGATTTCCGAgttatttacaaaatagtccttgatttcaaatttaaccaatttaatcattaattgactcctcaaacttttaattctttcaaaattactactagaaaaataaattaaccccCTATAGTATCAATGCCTATTCACTGTGGTCcctgaaatttaatttcttgcaattatAACCCAAATTGACCCtgaactttgatatttcttcaattaagcccctggttgcattaattaaactaattcaaagTTTAAGTAAGTCcttaaacttatcaattcttctaATTATTAGGTAAATTGACTTTCAACTTTATAATTGCATCTTTATTagtcatcaaacttttaatttgtgttgtcttgactcaattcttaaattattattaaattttttttttttaaactcaaaattgagttatgactaAATCAATCAAGCAAAATTGCTGGATCACAAATCATATCATGAGAGAGTATAGCTTTCATCTTGTGGttttataagaagaagaaacagcCAAACTTCAATGTCACTGAACAATTTCCATTGGACCActaatttaaggataaaatgatAGCATAAATAACTATCTCAGCTTATCCCCCCTGTTTTTCTATTCCCTGTTTTACTAGTAGATCTTGCGACTGTCATCTCTTGTGTTCCTCTAGCTGAGGGTGCAGCAGTAGCTGGGTTCCTCCTCTTCTCAGAATTTCTCCTCGTCATGTCAGGATAAACAACGGTTCTATGGTAATCCAGGTGGTATGAAACTCTGCTCAAATATCTCAAGTATAAAGCCAGTACTATAGCGATGGCCTGTtaagaatgaaagaaatattattataattaatactaAAAGAGCGGTGTTTAGTAATGAGTTTAGACTGGGTTTAAGAGCATTTTTTAACGTTCGTTTGGGCTTAAAGATGTTCTTGATACAAAGATATTATGTCATCATACTCAGTACAAAATTCATCTttgcaaaatcaagatttaatcacattaccaaacacaaAGTGATAATAAAGTTGCCacaaatcaattttcttatgatttacCTCTAGAACAAGTGCACCAATAACAACCCATCTGATGATTTTCCAGTTAATAGTGAGAAAGTGGTAGGTTGAGTGGAAACTGCCACTTCTGTCATTAGGAACAACCTGTGTTGGAAAACAAAATCCTGCATCAGATTCTGCAATTGTAATTTGCATGTGGTATACAAGCATATAGGAGATCACAGTATTCAACAGTAACCCTACaatgaagagaaaaagaaagcaaaaaggTAGAAATAAGATTGGAATCCATCAGAAATTACATCCTGATGGCATGTTCTTTTACGATTGTAAGAAGACCTGGACCTTGCTTCAGCCTTTAAGTAATATGAATTTTCATGACCTTTTGCAGACTACTAGAGACCAATGTTCCAGTTCATCTTGAACTATAATACAACTAATCAAGAGCAATGCAGTGACATTACCTGTTCCCAGTTGTGATTAAAGAACATGAAGGAAGCAACTCCAACTTGAGCCACGAAAAGCGCAACTAGGAGCAAAGAGTACTACTAACTGTTAAGAAATCGCTAATCAAACCCAGAGGATTTCTTGACAGATATGAAGCAAAACGAGGGATAATTACACATCAATATTAATCACAAATCACTTGAGGATACAAAGCATAGACAACATGGGCTCCTGGTTGCAGTTCCTATGCACCCGACACTGGAAATGATGACAAGGGATGCGCCAATTACTAGTAGAAGATAAATAAACCTGGAAAAGTTTGATATAACATTAGTTTTCATAAGGAAAAATTAGAGATAAGGAAAAACAGGAAATGTAGTCAGAGGAATGGCAGAATTATAAGGCATTCAATACATATAATTAGCCAgatacacaacaaaaagaagaatCCATGTCAAGATACCTAACACTAATTGTAGGATAAGTGCCAAAAGCTTGAAGGAGCTGAagaattccctttttttttttgtatcaaagaTTTATGGATCTGCACTACTGATTGAACAAAGAAGGTAAGGTTAACATGGAAATCAAGGTCCAAATTGATTTTCACATATCTCAGCATCGCATCTAGCAGAGAAAATTCCCATATTTCCTGTGATACAATCTTTTCTCTTTTGTCTACGAATCAATGACCACTCACAAGGAATAACAATGAACAGAtgcaaatataaaacatgtccACTAGGTTATCCTTCGTAAATACATATGATCGACCAATAAGAACCAAAAACTTAGAGATGACAAAGGAACTAGAACGAAATGAACTAGTTATGATATGAAGGAGTGCTACTTATTCAACAACTTATTAATTGATTGGCTTACCAAGCAGCAGGAAGCTTATTAGATAGCCATATGGATATATCTTGATCAGAACCCAGAAGTGCTCTAGCAATCTCATGCTTCGTATGAACATGAGGTGGTGGTGCTGCGGCTTTCAGTTTTAATAAACAATATAGCGCATATGACACTATGGCTAGACCAGATAGGGTGAAAAAGGAGTTGATCAACTGAAAGACGAACGCAACCAATGGTGATTTTCTTGCCATTTTCAAAGACAGATActaagaagaaggagaagaagatttaAATACCACACTCTGCATTATTGTTAGATTTGTGTGACAGAATTAAACATGATATTAGTTCTTCATGGCCAGCTCAGGTTAAGGTAACaattcttgtaaaaaaagaacattagaGGCTGTGAGGTGTATCACTgaaaaaattcttgaattttagcTGTACCTTTCTTTTCAGTCCAAGGTatagaaatttattaatattggtTAAATTAGCTGGTTCTGTGCGTGAATATTACCTTACTAAGAACCAAGATCTATTCACTGGTTTTTCATGCTTATCTAGCAAGGTTTCATAGCTGATGTTTACAAGAACTGTTTACCAATGGCGAGGCCCATTAATGCACCCAACAAAgattatcatttttctttatgaataattaccatttttctctttaaagaaaaaagaatggcaTTGGTGTGGAGGTAGAAtagttttttcataataatatatCCATCATTATGAGGATGATTAGAaacaatttggtttttttacatttcaaatacACAATGTAATAACTATACttagcaaaatattttaaaaggttgCATCAAAGAAATTTGgcctttttaacttttaaaagcacaatataaagattatattatccttataaacaaaaattattaaacttgtatCTGAagctttcttgtctttttttattataataaacatCTTGAAAGGGGAGATTTAATCTTTTgagtaatataaatattattaaaaaaaatt from the Populus nigra chromosome 1, ddPopNigr1.1, whole genome shotgun sequence genome contains:
- the LOC133680793 gene encoding tobamovirus multiplication protein 2A-like — its product is MARKSPLVAFVFQLINSFFTLSGLAIVSYALYCLLKLKAAAPPPHVHTKHEIARALLGSDQDISIWLSNKLPAAWFIYLLLVIGASLVIISSVGCIGTATRSPCCLCFVSSIALFVAQVGVASFMFFNHNWEQVVPNDRSGSFHSTYHFLTINWKIIRWVVIGALVLEAIAIVLALYLRYLSRVSYHLDYHRTVVYPDMTRRNSEKRRNPATAAPSARGTQEMTVARSTSKTGNRKTGGIS